The region GGCGGCGTCTGTAGGAGAAAGGTACTCGGAGATTAAAACCCATAGGTCTTCGGCCAGGCTAGCGATGAGGGGCTCGCCAGGTGGCCGGTTGTCGCGAACAAAGAGGGCATCCCCATCGCTGTCAGTGTCGAAATTCTGTACGCCAATGGCATGGATGACGGCCGTATGATCGTGTGCCTCGCCTAACTGGGTATCCTGCTGGGCGTGAACTGGGCGATATTTGACATTATGGGCGGCAAGAGGGGCCAACGAGGGAACAGGAGGGATATTGTCGTCTTTGGTcaaggtggtggtggtggagaggtTGGTCGATGAGGCGCTAAAGCTCTTTTTGCGCAGCACTTGGCGGGATTTCTTGGGCCGGAGAACTTGTGAGAAAAAGCTGCGGATGCCCTGCTGTTCTTCAGGCATGATTTGGCATTGGGATGAAGAAAACCACAATCCCCACGTGCGAGAAGAAAAGATGCAAAGGCGAGACGGCTTGCGACCAAAAAAAGCTGAAGTAAGAACGGCGATGACGTGGAATCGCACCGCAACACGTACAATCAACAAGACTGCCCCAAGAAGCGTCAGATGCTAGTCAAATGCAGGATAATGTGGGAATGCAACTTCCAGCGCTCATGTtgtattttatatttaacCAGAAGCGGCCGACCTGGGCCGGTGTTGACTCCGACGGTTCCGGGTATCAGCCAATTCAAATTCAAACCACGGATAGACACCTATGACTAGGATCATGATCTCAAGATTATAGGCACAATAAGCATTGATTTGGTTTTGTATTATTCTCGAATCTAGCTGAATTTAGGGGTATCTTCCCGGCTAGGCCACATGCCAGCAGCTACTTGCTACAAGCGCATTATACGTAGGAAAGCCAGAAGAGCGTATTGATATCCAGTACATTGGCAAATCTACTTGTCAGATGGAGGCCTTTATATCCAATAAATCGACGACATGCACACAGGATTTACGAGAAGCGCTTCTCCACGTTCTTCCAGTTGATCACATCCCAGATCGCCTTGAAGTATTCGGCCTTGCGGTTCTGGTATTGCAGGCTACATACGGGTTAGCGGAGACAGCAATTCTAGGGAACAGTAGACTTACTAGTAGGCGTGCTCCCAAGCATCAATACCGAGGAGGGGCTTGAATTGCCCAACAACGGGATCCTGGTTCTGTAATTCCGGGTCAATTAGTTTACCGCTTTCTAATACCTCTACGGAGGGGAGGGGCTTACCGCGTAGGTCTTGACGGCGATGTTGCCGGTCTGCTTGTCCTGCACCAACCAGGCCCAGCCGCTTCCCTGGATACCTGCAAGGGCGGCATTCATCTGGCCCTGGAAGTTCTCGAGGCTGCCGAAGCTCTCGTTGATGGCCTTGGAGAGGGCACCAGAAGGAGGCTCACCACCGCCGGCGTTCTTCGGAGCCAGGTTCTCCCAGAAAAGGGTGTGGTTGATGTGTCCACCACCGTGGAAGTTGATCAAAGGCTTAAGGGCAATCTGAGCGGAGATGTCGTTCTTAGCCTGGGCCTCCTGGAGCTGCTCGAGAGCAGTGTTGTAGCTGTTGACATAGGTCTGGTGGTGGTTCTTGTGGTGCAGCTCCATGATCTTGCCGGAGACAGCGGGCTCCAGAGCTCCATAGTCATCTAGACATTGggaaacaatcaatcaatgCGACCAAAATGGGAAGGGGTGCAGCAGAAACCACGTACAGGCGAGATCGGGCAGAGTAGCTTTGCCGCGGGTGAAAGTCAACGAGGGCGcagccgaggaagagctggcgCGCAGACCAGTGCGCAGAGAGGTGCGGATGAGAGAAGCCATTTTTACAGAGTagatttctttaataatattacagaagagaggagagagatgtCAATTAGAGAGGATCCTGagtgaaaaaaagaaagagggaggagagaagggacGAGGAACCGGATGGGTCACAGACGTCATTCTATTTAGCTGCTCCCGTCATGCCCCGTCCGCCCGTCGGAACCGTGTTTTGCCGCCCCGAACTTTTCTGTTCTAGAATCTAGTAGAGTTCTAGGCATCTCGAAGCTTCAACAGTTCAAGCAGCACGAGTGccctgcttcttcgccgtcgcctCTCTAACGGCCCCGTCTCGCTTCAGGGTCCCATCATGGACTCTCCGGCCCAAAAACGAAAACATGCCGACGTGAGCTCCGACGACGAATCCGACTCCCCTCCTCGCGCATCCTTTCGTTCTTTCAACCGTGCCGCATCGCGTTCTGAATCGCCCCCGGCGGGCGGTTTCGGTCTAGGGATGggtcgtggtcgtggtcgaGGCTTAGGAATGAGTCAAAATACCTGGGGTCAAAATGCGACAAAGTCGGCCGCCAGTAACGGTCCCGCGGCGAACTCCTTCGGTGCCCGCATGCTGGCGAAGATGGGTCACGTTAAAGGCCAGGGTCTTGGATCGGGCGGGCAAGGTATCGTGAACCCCATCGAAGCCCAGGCGCGGCCCCAGGGTATTGGTCTGGGTGCAGTCCGTGAGAAGAGCAAAACGGCTCGTACCGAAGAAAAACGTGCCGCCACCTTACGAGGCGAATCTCTCGAGGAAAGCTCAGATGAAGAATtcaagagaaagaagaagaggcagcaGAAGAATGACAGAAGTGGCACAGAAAGTGCAGGTCGTtctgcagcgaagaagaaacccCAGTTCCGCACTGCTCGCGAAATCGAAGCGGATATGGCAGGCCTGGAGGTGCCTAATGTGCTGAAATCCCTGATCGATGCAACGGGCAAGGAACAGAAAGTCCTGACCTCTACGGCCGGGTTGATGGCGCCTCTAGAGTTTGTTAACACCGAGCAAAGCGAGGCTTACAAGATCGAACGTCGAGCTCGCCAGGATCTTGAAGCCTTTGCTGATGAATGGAAGGGCTTGACTGAGAGGAAGCAATACATCGAACAGGACGAAGCCCAGATTGTGGACCAGCTCGACACGAATCAGCGCCAGATAGACCAGTTGACAGCTTTAGTCGCTGCATTTGGAGCTCTCGATTCTATACCCGAGGAGAGCAACGACAGCTCGCAGGCGAAACTCGACCATGTGACTGACCAACTAGAGTCGCTGGAGATTCAATATCGGGCGGAGATTGACGAATATCGGCTTTGGGAGACTGCGGTTGCTGCCATCCATCCTATTTTCCGAGAGGCCATGGAAGAATGGGAGCCTCTCAAGTCTCCAACTTTCCTCGTGTCCAATTTACGCCGACTTCAACCCCTTCTGTCCCGCAAGTCCAATGGTGGGCAATCTACACTACGCCAATCAACATCACCCTACGAGACTATGATATATACTCTGTGGCTCCCTCGCGTTCGGTCCGCTCTCCTCAACGACTGGGATGTTTTTAACCCTTCACCCGCTACCACACTCGTCGTCTCATGGAAAGAACTCCTTCCCTCTTTTGTCTATGCCAacgtcctcgaccagctcgtGGTCCCTAAGCTCACAAGTGGCCTCAAATCTTGGCGACCCAAACggtcgacatcctcctcttcctctcaatctcaacaaAACTCTAAAGTGCCCTGGTGGCTCTTTACATGGCTTCAATATCTTGACGAACGACACACCAACCCGAAACAGGCCACAGGCCTCCTCTCCGATGCCAAGCGCAAATTCCGTACTGTTCTAGACACTTGGGATATCAGTGCTGGCCCAATTCGGGGTTTCGACTTGTGGCGCGATGCCCTGTCCTCCGAGTTCGACACCTGCCTGCGTAaccaccttcttccccgcctcGCCGCTCATCTCCGTAATGACTTTGACGTCAATCCCCAGGACCAAGACCTCACGCCATTTGAAAATATCCTCAAATGGAAGGACTGGTTCCAACCAAACGTTCTCGGCCTCCTTTTTGTCGCCGAGTTCTTCCCTAAATTTCACCAAATCCTCTACATCTGGCTCACCAACGACCCTAACTATGAAGAGGTCGCGGAGTGGTTCACATGGTGGCGGTCTCAATTCCCTCCAGAACTCAACGATCTTGCAATCATTGACGAAGAATGGAACAACGCTCTTCGCACGATGGACCTGGCCGCTCAACTAGGTGACCGTGCCGCAGCAGAATTGCCCGCTCCgtcatcaacatctgcaAAGCCAACTGATCAAACGAAACCCACTGCGGCACAGCTACCATCAATCACCGCAGAGGAACCTCAAGCGCCCCGCAAACAGAAGATCGTCGAAGAGGTTGCATTCAAAGACATCCTCGAATCCTGGTGTGCAGACGAAGGCCTTATCATGTTGCCGCTACGAGAAGCACACCCACGAAATGGCCAACCTCTATTCCGGATCACGGCCAGTGCAACAGGCAAAGGTGGCGTCGTTGCGTTTATCCAGGGCGATGTCGTTTGGGTCCAAAAtaagaaggcgaaggaggtcTGGGAACCGATGGGACTGGAGGAACGGCTCGTGGAGCAAGCGGAGAGTCGATAACATGAGCGAACAACTTATTGCATGACTTTAAATTTTTCTTGGAAcagatttttttttttaacttgTCGGCCATAGATACCTACTGCAGCCCACCTATATGATACACATGATACCACTTCGGGAATATTCTGTAATACCCCGGTTATTCCCCAAACAGTGACATAGTCGCACCTTCCTCGCACTTATATTCACCGTAGCTTCCCTTGAAAATCCTTAATCCATGAGGGAAAGAGCAAAGTACGTTGTTGCTTGCCGTATCTTGTTCATGAGGTGACGGGGTCGCGCTTTCCCAACAAGTATTAACCATTGATATCATAGAAGGAAGGAACGAGTGGTTACATGAGGCTGGCCATCGCACCTTACTCCTATACAGAATTAATTAGTAGCTTCCCTCCAAGCTACCGGCCTACAAGGAAAGAGCAACCGGAGGGTAGTGCTTGCCGTCTCTGGTTTATGACAGGTCGCGCCTTCCCTACAGGTCTCGACCCTTTGTTATTATAGATGGAAAGAGCATGGCTACAGGCTGGTGTTAAGGAAGGAACCACGTCGCTTCTTTCCATGAATTTAGGCCAAGGTAAACCTCTAACCAGCACCTAGGGAGCCATAAGACAACACAGATATAGAGGTGAACATACCATTAAACcaattaaaaaaattaatgGGCGCCAAAGCAATGTCTTTATGTATGTACATGCAATATTAAAAGCATACAACAGGTCAAAAACGCAAGAAACCAATTACGTACTTGGCTGAAGGCGAAGCAAACATAGCCCAGGTAgggcagaaaagaaagaaaaaaaaagaccgTCATTCATGTCATTTGAATGCGCTGGAATCTTCACGCTCGTCTTTTTCTTTCACAGTAGGTAACCAAGCATAACATCATTACAGCGGCATCATTTCATACCCTGTTGTTGTATTTCTCGTTGAATGCATTGACAGCTGGAGAGAGTTATGTTAGCGAGCTGCCTTAGTCAAGCATGATAAACATGGGCACTTAAGTCACTTACCAATTGCGATCTGTCTATACAGCCAGTTTCTTGCACTCTCGTCTTGCACAGGGATAAACGGTCCGTTGGCACCACCCTTGAGCATGATGCTCATACCGGTGCGCTCTTTAGAAATTGTTTGGATGTCTGTCAACCGGATATCCCAGGAGGTCTCGAGCTTCTTGCTGCGCACGAGCATTATCCGATCATACGTCAACATAATGAGCATGTCGCGACCCGGAAGCTCGAGATGGGCGATGTAATCCTCGTTGAAGTACTTTCCGTCGTCGGCTGTCTTGAGCCAAAGCTGGCCGAGTGCTTCCCGCTGTGAGTATGGTCGAACAATACCGTCCATGCCAACGAAGCGAGTTAGACGGACACGGTCAAGACCCTCTTGATCAAATACGGTTGTTGTGTTTCGTACACCCTCGGCAAGATCTAGTAAATTGTTAGTGAGTTGATTTTCCCTTTCCAAGAATCTTGAGGACAGAACGACTTACTTGAAGCAAGATCAAACGCGCCAATAGCTGGTTTAGTAGCCAGCCCGAGGAAACCCTTTCCTACACCCTTGAAAAACCCTTGGAGTCCTTCTTTCTCGGCACCATGAAGTGGGTGGCGGGCAATACCCTCGATGCCACTTACAATACTGTTTCCAAACGCTCTGCCACCTGCCGTAATGCCGTACAATGCGTGCTTCGGCCGATTACGGGTCTTCGACATGCGTCGCTGGTCCTGGAATTCCTTGTCGAGAGTTGCAGCTGCCAGTCCCTTTGACATGCTACCTGTGAGCTTCGATATACTATCCGAAAACCCGAAGACGGTATTCTTTGCGAAACTCCCAAATCCTTTAGCAATGCCGTAACCGAGATCTTGGGGTCGATCGGTCATAACAAAACCTTGGTACGGCTCATAGAAGATCGCGGCCACGCCAGAGCTAACGTTGT is a window of Aspergillus puulaauensis MK2 DNA, chromosome 4, nearly complete sequence DNA encoding:
- the sod2 gene encoding superoxide dismutase sodB (COG:P;~EggNog:ENOG410PUNZ;~InterPro:IPR036314,IPR019833,IPR019832,IPR019831, IPR036324,IPR001189;~PFAM:PF02777,PF00081;~go_function: GO:0004784 - superoxide dismutase activity [Evidence IEA];~go_function: GO:0046872 - metal ion binding [Evidence IEA];~go_process: GO:0006801 - superoxide metabolic process [Evidence IEA];~go_process: GO:0055114 - oxidation-reduction process [Evidence IEA]), which gives rise to MASLIRTSLRTGLRASSSSAAPSLTFTRGKATLPDLAYDYGALEPAVSGKIMELHHKNHHQTYVNSYNTALEQLQEAQAKNDISAQIALKPLINFHGGGHINHTLFWENLAPKNAGGGEPPSGALSKAINESFGSLENFQGQMNAALAGIQGSGWAWLVQDKQTGNIAVKTYANQDPVVGQFKPLLGIDAWEHAYYLQYQNRKAEYFKAIWDVINWKNVEKRFS
- a CDS encoding putative G-patch domain protein (TFIP11) (COG:A;~EggNog:ENOG410PFU8;~InterPro:IPR022783,IPR000467;~PFAM:PF07842,PF12656,PF01585;~go_function: GO:0003676 - nucleic acid binding [Evidence IEA]), encoding MDSPAQKRKHADVSSDDESDSPPRASFRSFNRAASRSESPPAGGFGLGMGRGRGRGLGMSQNTWGQNATKSAASNGPAANSFGARMLAKMGHVKGQGLGSGGQGIVNPIEAQARPQGIGLGAVREKSKTARTEEKRAATLRGESLEESSDEEFKRKKKRQQKNDRSGTESAGRSAAKKKPQFRTAREIEADMAGLEVPNVLKSLIDATGKEQKVLTSTAGLMAPLEFVNTEQSEAYKIERRARQDLEAFADEWKGLTERKQYIEQDEAQIVDQLDTNQRQIDQLTALVAAFGALDSIPEESNDSSQAKLDHVTDQLESLEIQYRAEIDEYRLWETAVAAIHPIFREAMEEWEPLKSPTFLVSNLRRLQPLLSRKSNGGQSTLRQSTSPYETMIYTLWLPRVRSALLNDWDVFNPSPATTLVVSWKELLPSFVYANVLDQLVVPKLTSGLKSWRPKRSTSSSSSQSQQNSKVPWWLFTWLQYLDERHTNPKQATGLLSDAKRKFRTVLDTWDISAGPIRGFDLWRDALSSEFDTCLRNHLLPRLAAHLRNDFDVNPQDQDLTPFENILKWKDWFQPNVLGLLFVAEFFPKFHQILYIWLTNDPNYEEVAEWFTWWRSQFPPELNDLAIIDEEWNNALRTMDLAAQLGDRAAAELPAPSSTSAKPTDQTKPTAAQLPSITAEEPQAPRKQKIVEEVAFKDILESWCADEGLIMLPLREAHPRNGQPLFRITASATGKGGVVAFIQGDVVWVQNKKAKEVWEPMGLEERLVEQAESR